A genomic window from Paenibacillus sp. FSL K6-0276 includes:
- a CDS encoding LysR family transcriptional regulator translates to MELLQLQYFLAVARLEHVTEAARNLHVTQSSLSKTIQRLEEDLGVPLFDRVGRNLRLNEFGSRFLRRAERALFELEQGKQELSDLSDPEHSTLELAVTTASTLPNILREFRKKRPDIQFHVQMLTTQEMVTLLDRGEVDFCLSSPPIKGDDIECQIMLIDPILVAVPKGHQLADRSSVSLTELRDEWFVGVKRGYGTRDLIDSVCKSVGFVPKYVYEGDEPARLSTLVEAEIGLAFIPSTARNSREDIKYLQIENHELVREIALLWHRSRYISRAALEFREVVVEYFGSISNQFGVKL, encoded by the coding sequence GTGGAACTTCTTCAGCTGCAATATTTTCTCGCGGTAGCTCGTTTGGAACATGTGACCGAAGCTGCACGAAATCTACACGTTACTCAATCGTCACTAAGCAAAACAATTCAGCGTTTGGAGGAGGATCTAGGGGTCCCTTTATTCGATCGAGTAGGGAGGAACCTGCGATTGAATGAGTTCGGAAGCAGATTCCTTCGCCGTGCAGAAAGAGCTTTGTTTGAATTGGAGCAGGGGAAGCAGGAGCTTAGCGATTTATCCGACCCGGAACATAGCACACTCGAATTAGCAGTGACCACCGCTAGCACATTACCAAACATCCTTCGCGAATTTCGGAAAAAGCGACCCGATATTCAATTTCATGTGCAAATGCTGACCACGCAGGAAATGGTTACACTTCTGGATAGAGGAGAGGTGGATTTTTGCTTGTCCTCACCACCTATAAAAGGGGATGATATCGAATGCCAAATCATGTTGATCGACCCAATCCTTGTAGCTGTTCCAAAGGGTCATCAGTTGGCAGATCGAAGTAGCGTATCCTTGACGGAGCTGAGGGATGAATGGTTTGTCGGTGTAAAGAGAGGCTACGGTACTCGCGATTTAATTGACTCTGTATGCAAATCAGTTGGATTTGTACCTAAATATGTATATGAGGGAGATGAGCCCGCAAGGCTTAGCACTCTTGTGGAAGCCGAAATTGGCCTAGCCTTCATTCCAAGTACGGCAAGAAATTCACGGGAAGATATTAAGTATCTCCAAATAGAGAATCACGAATTGGTACGGGAGATAGCCTTATTATGGCACAGGAGTCGGTACATTTCGCGGGCTGCTCTGGAATTCCGTGAGGTAGTTGTAGAATATTTCGGATCGATATCAAATCAATTTGGGGTGAAGTTATGA
- a CDS encoding histidine phosphatase family protein: MHKSLSKLFTVMMAFFVLSSFSVGSVGASADNTAKKEDQGITFYLVRHGETIFNVQERMQGFSDSPLTEKGIEVAENLGRGLKNIPFVAAYSSTSERASDTADIVLEGRNLKLIKDKRLREINFGDLEGAYQADIMKHKNVASFQKLDYTSVNGENMQGVFERAKASLDQIVEANKTKGGNVLVVSHGITILDLVMGLDPKAWDMSKGGLPNSSVTKIQWKDGKYTVQKVGDQSYAENGQNKLTFYFVRHGETLFNVQKRMQGFSDAPLTEEGIKVAEDLARGLHDIPFSAAYSSSSGRAVGTADTILEGRNMILRTDKRLREMNFGDLEGAYQADILKDKNVASFQKLDYTSVNGENIAQVFARTKAAVDQIVADNQGSKKNIIVVSHGITILDLVMGLDPKAWDMSKGGLPNSSVTIVEWENGKFTVGKVGDTSYLEKGKALSH, translated from the coding sequence ATGCACAAGAGTTTATCTAAGTTATTTACTGTCATGATGGCTTTCTTCGTTCTCAGTTCATTTAGTGTAGGCAGTGTTGGTGCAAGTGCAGATAATACAGCTAAAAAGGAAGATCAAGGGATTACTTTCTATCTGGTACGACATGGAGAAACGATATTCAATGTACAAGAACGTATGCAAGGGTTCTCCGACTCTCCTCTAACAGAGAAAGGAATTGAAGTAGCCGAGAACCTGGGCAGAGGCTTGAAGAACATTCCGTTCGTTGCCGCGTACAGCAGTACGAGCGAACGGGCAAGCGACACGGCCGATATCGTTCTGGAAGGCCGCAATCTCAAGCTGATCAAAGACAAGCGTTTGAGAGAAATCAATTTCGGTGACTTGGAAGGCGCTTATCAAGCAGATATTATGAAGCATAAAAACGTTGCTTCGTTCCAGAAACTCGATTACACCTCGGTGAACGGCGAGAATATGCAAGGCGTGTTCGAGCGGGCTAAAGCATCGCTGGATCAAATTGTTGAAGCAAACAAAACAAAAGGCGGGAATGTGCTTGTCGTTTCGCATGGCATCACCATTCTCGATTTGGTCATGGGTCTCGACCCGAAAGCCTGGGATATGAGCAAGGGCGGCTTGCCGAATTCGAGCGTAACGAAGATTCAGTGGAAAGACGGCAAATATACGGTGCAAAAAGTCGGCGATCAGAGCTATGCGGAAAACGGCCAAAACAAGCTCACGTTCTACTTCGTTCGTCACGGCGAAACGCTGTTTAACGTGCAAAAACGGATGCAGGGCTTCTCGGATGCTCCGCTCACGGAAGAAGGCATCAAGGTTGCCGAGGACCTGGCACGAGGCTTGCATGACATTCCGTTCAGCGCAGCATACAGCAGCTCGAGCGGACGTGCGGTAGGTACGGCCGATACCATTTTGGAAGGCCGAAACATGATTCTGAGAACGGATAAGCGCTTGAGAGAAATGAACTTCGGTGACTTGGAAGGCGCTTATCAAGCAGATATTTTGAAGGATAAAAACGTTGCTTCGTTCCAGAAACTCGATTACACCTCGGTGAACGGAGAAAACATAGCTCAGGTTTTTGCCCGGACGAAAGCGGCAGTAGACCAGATCGTTGCCGATAACCAAGGGTCGAAAAAGAATATCATTGTCGTTTCCCACGGCATCACCATTTTGGATTTGGTCATGGGGCTTGACCCTAAAGCTTGGGATATGAGCAAAGGTGGTTTGCCGAATTCCAGCGTGACGATCGTGGAATGGGAGAACGGTAAGTTTACGGTAGGAAAAGTCGGCGACACCAGCTATTTGGAAAAGGGCAAGGCACTTTCACATTAA
- a CDS encoding zinc-dependent alcohol dehydrogenase family protein produces the protein MKAAVFQGTKRIEFTDWEAPAVGSKEVKLRVKSCGICGTDQHIYHGFPGSAEVTAPIVLGHELAGEVVAVGDEVTTLQVGDRVSVDPNIYCGNCYFCRNGKVHLCDDLQAVGVTRDGGMGEYCVVPVANCYLLPDEMSWIEGAMIEPLGCVLHGYKKLDIRPTHQVLIIGGGFIGQLFLQLVKTAGVKGIIVSEPEVFKHDRLVELGADEAVSPTAEGVMEALHHQFDIVIECVGRADSMELAVKASRKGGQVLMFGVASPDTLIQVSPFEIFTKELRIMGSFINPYTHEESIALIEKGIVQIEPLISHRFSLKDIPAIMEEYTKLRVSKGVIVHER, from the coding sequence ATGAAGGCGGCTGTATTTCAAGGAACTAAGCGCATTGAATTTACGGACTGGGAAGCTCCGGCTGTTGGCTCCAAAGAAGTTAAACTTCGTGTGAAATCCTGCGGGATTTGCGGTACAGATCAGCATATTTATCATGGATTCCCTGGGTCTGCGGAGGTGACAGCTCCGATTGTGTTAGGACATGAACTCGCAGGTGAAGTAGTTGCTGTGGGTGATGAAGTTACGACCTTACAAGTAGGGGACCGTGTATCGGTGGACCCGAACATCTATTGTGGAAACTGTTATTTCTGCCGGAATGGAAAAGTGCATTTGTGCGATGATTTGCAAGCTGTCGGAGTGACTCGGGATGGCGGAATGGGAGAATATTGTGTTGTTCCTGTTGCGAACTGTTACTTGTTACCTGATGAAATGAGCTGGATCGAAGGGGCAATGATTGAACCATTAGGTTGTGTGCTTCACGGTTATAAGAAGCTGGATATTCGTCCGACACACCAAGTCCTGATTATCGGCGGTGGTTTTATTGGTCAATTGTTCTTGCAGCTCGTCAAAACTGCGGGTGTTAAAGGGATCATTGTCAGCGAGCCGGAAGTGTTCAAACATGACCGATTAGTTGAATTAGGTGCAGATGAAGCAGTATCTCCTACAGCAGAAGGCGTGATGGAAGCTCTCCATCATCAATTTGATATTGTTATCGAATGTGTAGGACGTGCGGATTCCATGGAGCTGGCAGTAAAGGCGTCACGTAAGGGTGGACAAGTATTGATGTTCGGTGTTGCTTCCCCGGACACGTTGATTCAAGTTTCACCTTTCGAAATTTTTACAAAAGAGTTGCGAATCATGGGCTCTTTCATTAATCCATATACCCATGAGGAATCTATCGCGCTAATTGAGAAAGGGATCGTTCAGATTGAGCCGTTGATTAGCCATCGGTTTTCGTTGAAAGATATTCCGGCAATCATGGAAGAGTATACGAAACTGCGTGTTTCTAAAGGGGTTATTGTGCACGAGAGGTAG
- a CDS encoding alpha-glucosidase, giving the protein MEKPWWNGAVFYEVYMPSFCDSNGDGIGDFNGLTSKLDYLQDLGIGGIWLTPFYKSPKVDNGYDIADYFQVDPDCGTMEDFERFIQEAKTRGIRVIADLVLNHTSSEHEWFKESRSSRTNPKRDWYIWKDAVNGGAPNNWESFFGGTAWEWDAATEQYYYHGFAKEQVDLNWANPEVKEAMKDVMAYWLGKGVSGFRLDVINFLSVSDQFPDNPMNEATGEQKHVHDQDQDGIMEVIQEISEFVHAYSGMFMVGEVGSEDMDMLKRYSGTGKFDVVFNFNLGSQKEFSPENLFAELKTMDKVHGADQIPTLFFGSHDMDRVISRFSEGDPEIEEERARLMATLALTAKGVPFLYFGEEIGMRNFVAHKLEEMRDIQGLKAYEIALQRGATWAEALKIANAKGRDASRSPMQWNAGPYGGFTSGTPWIGMGPNYEQLNVESERNQPNSLLHYYKKLLNLRNTLNVFQFGDYDVLERRGNLILYVRTLKENNTKALVALNYDNHSVQIDPSELLDGEATCVLSSLRDKVNGLDLVTLMPNEAAIWMHEPLLFK; this is encoded by the coding sequence TTGGAAAAGCCGTGGTGGAATGGGGCGGTATTCTATGAAGTGTATATGCCAAGCTTCTGTGACAGCAACGGGGATGGGATTGGTGATTTCAATGGTCTTACTTCCAAGCTAGATTATTTGCAGGATCTTGGAATTGGGGGCATCTGGCTAACACCGTTCTATAAGTCTCCAAAAGTAGATAACGGGTATGATATTGCAGATTATTTCCAGGTTGATCCAGATTGTGGAACGATGGAGGACTTCGAACGGTTTATTCAGGAAGCGAAGACTCGTGGGATCAGAGTGATTGCCGATCTTGTCCTGAATCATACGTCTTCAGAGCATGAGTGGTTCAAGGAATCCCGATCCTCAAGGACGAACCCGAAGCGGGATTGGTACATTTGGAAGGACGCTGTGAACGGCGGAGCTCCAAACAACTGGGAGTCTTTTTTTGGCGGAACCGCGTGGGAATGGGATGCTGCAACGGAACAGTATTACTATCATGGGTTTGCGAAAGAACAGGTCGATTTGAACTGGGCGAATCCCGAAGTAAAAGAAGCGATGAAGGATGTTATGGCCTATTGGTTGGGCAAAGGCGTAAGCGGCTTCCGGTTAGATGTTATCAACTTCTTATCAGTGTCCGATCAATTCCCGGATAATCCGATGAATGAAGCAACAGGTGAACAGAAGCATGTGCATGACCAGGATCAAGATGGAATTATGGAAGTCATCCAGGAAATCAGTGAATTTGTTCATGCTTATAGTGGAATGTTCATGGTGGGTGAGGTCGGCTCCGAAGATATGGACATGCTGAAGCGTTATAGCGGAACGGGTAAGTTTGATGTTGTCTTTAATTTCAATTTGGGAAGCCAGAAGGAATTTAGCCCAGAGAACCTATTTGCCGAGCTTAAGACGATGGATAAGGTACACGGTGCGGATCAGATTCCTACGTTATTCTTCGGCAGTCATGATATGGACCGCGTTATTTCGCGCTTTAGTGAAGGGGATCCGGAGATTGAGGAAGAACGGGCCCGCCTTATGGCGACGCTGGCCTTGACCGCGAAAGGGGTACCTTTCCTATATTTCGGCGAAGAAATTGGTATGCGGAATTTCGTAGCCCATAAGCTGGAAGAGATGCGGGATATCCAAGGTTTGAAGGCATATGAAATCGCACTGCAGCGGGGGGCTACCTGGGCGGAAGCCTTGAAAATTGCGAATGCGAAGGGAAGAGATGCGTCCCGTTCACCAATGCAATGGAATGCAGGCCCATATGGCGGATTTACATCAGGAACACCATGGATTGGCATGGGTCCGAATTACGAGCAATTAAACGTGGAGTCCGAAAGGAATCAACCGAATTCACTGCTTCATTATTATAAAAAGCTTCTCAATTTGCGCAATACACTGAACGTATTTCAGTTCGGGGATTATGATGTGCTGGAACGCAGAGGCAATCTTATATTATACGTAAGGACATTGAAAGAAAATAATACCAAAGCGCTCGTGGCCTTGAACTATGACAACCATAGCGTACAGATTGATCCTAGTGAATTACTGGATGGGGAAGCAACTTGTGTTTTATCAAGCCTCCGAGATAAAGTGAACGGCTTAGATCTGGTAACTCTGATGCCGAATGAAGCCGCAATATGGATGCATGAGCCGCTATTATTTAAATAG
- a CDS encoding DUF1861 family protein, whose amino-acid sequence MKLHKTAVKTCEQLLKEFAMKNAAVTDTKKLKFTGVGHKDVYNITAPFENEDEWVIAGRVESRDSEHSDVVFFVERDGEWVAREGAPVLELQDPLFSRINGELIVGGVQIYPHPVKADALMWRTVFYRGKNIASLELFFKGPDGMKDLRLVDLKDSIGVLTRPQGDKGGRGKIGFTRISSLDELSIPLIEETPLLEGQFIDEEWGGANEAHLLKNGLLGVLGHIASFDDAGNRHYYPMVFAINPATGEYSDIQIIAVRNQFLPGATKRPDLEDVVFSGGLVRQSDGTAHLYAGISDAEAQRATIPDPFAQFEIL is encoded by the coding sequence ATGAAACTTCACAAGACTGCCGTGAAAACATGTGAACAACTGCTCAAGGAATTTGCGATGAAAAACGCTGCAGTAACAGATACCAAGAAATTAAAATTCACAGGTGTAGGCCACAAAGATGTCTACAACATTACAGCACCCTTCGAAAATGAGGATGAATGGGTGATTGCAGGGCGAGTTGAATCTCGTGATAGTGAGCATTCGGATGTCGTTTTTTTCGTCGAGCGTGATGGTGAATGGGTTGCGCGTGAAGGAGCACCTGTATTAGAACTTCAAGATCCGCTCTTTAGCAGAATCAATGGTGAGTTGATTGTTGGAGGCGTTCAAATTTATCCGCATCCGGTAAAGGCTGATGCCTTAATGTGGCGTACAGTATTCTACCGCGGGAAGAACATTGCGAGCTTGGAGTTATTCTTTAAAGGTCCAGATGGCATGAAGGATCTACGTCTTGTTGACCTGAAGGATAGTATCGGCGTCCTGACCCGCCCACAGGGAGATAAAGGAGGACGCGGTAAAATCGGCTTTACCCGCATTTCGTCGTTGGACGAGTTATCCATTCCATTGATCGAGGAAACACCGCTATTGGAAGGGCAGTTCATTGATGAAGAGTGGGGCGGTGCGAATGAAGCACACTTGCTGAAGAACGGACTTCTCGGTGTCCTTGGACATATCGCATCTTTTGATGATGCGGGCAATCGTCACTATTACCCGATGGTATTCGCTATTAATCCGGCAACAGGTGAATACTCGGATATTCAAATTATTGCTGTACGCAATCAGTTCTTGCCGGGTGCAACCAAACGGCCAGATTTAGAGGATGTCGTATTCAGCGGAGGGCTTGTTCGCCAAAGTGACGGTACAGCTCATTTATATGCAGGAATCAGCGATGCGGAAGCACAACGTGCGACAATCCCTGATCCATTTGCTCAATTTGAAATTTTGTAA
- a CDS encoding glycoside hydrolase family 2 protein: protein MKLTENWKLRDFRVGEARDLEVASPEFIDYFWMTTTVPGDIHTTLREKGIIDDPFFGHQDQKCRWVEEKVWWYRTVFSYDDDPEPGEKMEILFEGLDTYATVYLNGMELGSTDNMFISHSFDVTRELNKGKNTLAVKFDPVHVHAGDKIQYYWSGFSKKRIWTRKAQSHFGWDWGPRLVCAGIWKEVHLIKRRHAHLDHVFARTTSIQNQVGIVDVDLCAHAFDRGCSYSARVELLEGTKSVAEEDVSLDRVSGIAVDGAITARTLHHSVTLQVMDPKLWWTHDLGTPFLYQLRVTLFADGEQIDTYEQPFGIRKIELMQRDEEGHHAFTFVLNDVKVFAKGANWIPIDSFIATVPDSRYTHLLQMAKDANMNMIRAWGGGIYERDIFFDECDRLGILVWQDFMFACALYPDYNRNFMNNVHREIEQVVKRLRSRTCLALWCGNNENDWLYEALSSNGEITHPFYGEKIYHELMPAVLEQLDPTRTFWPSSPFGGNDHNSRDVGDTHNWQVWHGNNEPRQFGEPQTQDYSVEGISFKRFKSDFTKFASEFGLHAASNRYTLAKNMPDNQFYWDSDEMKYRNKDVHYPKGIMLMEGYTGIPKDINEYIQFSMLTQAEGLRYGIEHYRRNKPDTSGALFWQFNDCWPGTSWSVIDYYGLPKASYHYARKFFAPVLLCVDHDPDGPLQLWAVNDRRESYQDEAELTIYRMDGTIVYQRAFDVIVEANSKVNFAKLPEAEILKQHSPREVVAVLRSKKRVTEDYVLYLRDYKDMDYQPAHIQISVDEVKGQIRLISDRVARMVMIELDAPWVIMDDNFFDLIPGEEKTVRVHVDAEGLPWETLRVTAMNDANLQKLGIKEMS, encoded by the coding sequence ATCAAATTAACTGAGAATTGGAAGCTACGTGATTTTCGTGTTGGGGAAGCCCGGGATCTTGAAGTTGCTTCACCAGAGTTCATTGATTATTTCTGGATGACAACCACAGTGCCTGGTGATATCCACACGACGCTTCGGGAGAAGGGTATTATTGATGATCCTTTCTTTGGCCACCAAGATCAGAAATGCCGTTGGGTTGAAGAAAAGGTGTGGTGGTATCGTACGGTATTCTCCTACGATGATGACCCTGAACCTGGTGAGAAGATGGAGATATTGTTCGAAGGGTTAGATACCTATGCGACCGTGTATCTCAACGGTATGGAACTTGGATCAACAGATAATATGTTCATCAGCCATTCTTTTGATGTAACCCGTGAATTAAATAAGGGGAAAAATACGCTTGCCGTAAAATTTGATCCTGTTCATGTGCATGCAGGCGATAAAATCCAATATTATTGGTCGGGCTTTAGCAAGAAACGGATATGGACACGCAAAGCGCAGAGCCATTTTGGCTGGGACTGGGGTCCACGTCTTGTCTGTGCAGGCATATGGAAAGAGGTTCATTTGATCAAACGGCGTCATGCACATTTAGATCATGTGTTTGCTCGAACAACCTCGATCCAGAATCAAGTAGGTATCGTTGATGTGGACTTATGCGCACATGCCTTTGATCGCGGGTGTTCGTATTCGGCGCGTGTAGAACTTTTAGAGGGTACAAAGAGTGTTGCGGAAGAAGATGTCTCTTTGGACAGGGTTTCAGGTATTGCGGTTGATGGGGCTATTACAGCTCGCACGCTTCATCATTCAGTTACCTTGCAGGTGATGGACCCGAAGTTATGGTGGACCCATGATTTAGGAACGCCTTTCTTATATCAATTACGTGTTACGTTATTTGCCGATGGGGAGCAAATAGATACCTATGAGCAGCCATTTGGGATACGCAAGATCGAATTAATGCAGCGTGATGAAGAGGGGCATCATGCTTTCACGTTTGTATTGAATGACGTAAAAGTTTTTGCCAAAGGTGCTAATTGGATTCCGATCGATAGTTTTATTGCGACCGTGCCGGATAGCCGCTATACGCATCTCCTTCAAATGGCCAAGGATGCCAATATGAATATGATTCGTGCTTGGGGCGGAGGTATTTATGAGCGGGATATTTTCTTTGATGAATGTGATCGGTTAGGAATTTTAGTCTGGCAGGACTTTATGTTCGCTTGTGCATTGTATCCAGATTATAATCGTAATTTCATGAATAATGTTCACCGTGAAATTGAGCAGGTCGTAAAACGTCTCCGCAGTCGTACTTGTCTTGCCCTATGGTGTGGGAATAATGAGAATGATTGGTTGTATGAGGCGCTGTCCTCTAACGGCGAGATCACACATCCCTTTTATGGAGAAAAAATATATCATGAGCTCATGCCCGCGGTATTGGAGCAACTCGATCCAACGCGAACATTTTGGCCTAGCTCGCCTTTTGGCGGAAATGATCACAATTCACGTGATGTGGGCGATACCCATAACTGGCAAGTCTGGCATGGAAATAATGAGCCTCGTCAGTTTGGTGAACCGCAGACACAGGATTATAGTGTTGAAGGGATATCGTTCAAACGATTCAAGTCAGACTTTACGAAATTCGCCAGTGAATTCGGGCTGCATGCTGCTTCCAATCGTTATACCTTAGCGAAGAACATGCCGGACAATCAGTTCTATTGGGATAGCGATGAAATGAAGTACCGTAATAAAGATGTCCATTATCCAAAGGGCATTATGCTCATGGAAGGTTATACAGGAATTCCGAAGGATATCAATGAATATATTCAATTCTCGATGCTGACCCAGGCAGAGGGGTTAAGGTATGGCATTGAGCACTACCGCCGTAATAAGCCGGATACGAGCGGGGCTTTGTTCTGGCAGTTCAATGATTGCTGGCCGGGAACAAGCTGGTCTGTCATCGACTATTATGGCTTGCCAAAGGCGAGCTATCACTATGCACGTAAATTCTTTGCACCAGTACTCTTATGTGTGGATCATGATCCGGATGGGCCGCTGCAGTTATGGGCTGTCAATGATCGACGCGAGTCTTATCAGGATGAGGCGGAATTAACGATCTACCGGATGGACGGTACAATTGTATATCAGCGTGCATTCGATGTGATCGTTGAAGCGAACAGTAAAGTTAATTTTGCCAAATTACCTGAGGCTGAGATACTGAAACAGCATAGCCCGCGCGAGGTTGTGGCTGTACTTCGTTCGAAGAAGCGGGTGACAGAAGATTATGTACTCTATTTAAGAGACTATAAGGATATGGATTATCAACCTGCACATATTCAGATCTCTGTGGATGAAGTGAAAGGACAGATCCGCTTGATCTCGGATCGTGTGGCACGGATGGTGATGATCGAACTGGATGCTCCTTGGGTGATCATGGATGATAATTTCTTTGATCTGATCCCGGGTGAGGAGAAAACTGTTCGTGTGCATGTTGATGCCGAGGGATTGCCATGGGAGACCTTACGTGTAACGGCGATGAATGATGCGAATTTACAGAAGCTTGGAATTAAGGAGATGAGCTAA
- a CDS encoding MFS transporter — MSVRSRWLMISVGLGILLNPLNSSMVSVAIPSLQNVFQLDFTGVSWIIFSFYIASSIAQPVMGKASDLFGRRKIFLTGLVVAFIASLLASLAPNFAWLIVFRIVQAIGTSMMVAVGMAIVRIHITEKQATALSVLSIFLSGAAAIGPFIGGVIIHWWGWPAIFFVNIPFVVVSFLLSWRNIPKEEPSTSVAPDMSLRKWFDLIDALGILLFTVGLVALLVGLLSAKSSGHISLGNVIVSLIGLALLGVFVRHELKAAAPFIPLRTFAKYPTMTWVNVEFMLVNVLYYSLFFGIPSYLQMVRHVSEFQTGILMLTLGLCSLVTSPIAGRWIDKSGPRPALLVSAILMTLGSVWLVTLNQTSPVISVCLALAAFGVSNGLNNVGMQAALFQSSPKEIIGVASGLFNTSRYLGTILSSLLIGIVMGGKFSFEGFQVLGIILTVIALALIFMSRWHRSSEHLL; from the coding sequence ATGAGTGTTCGTAGCAGGTGGTTAATGATTTCAGTGGGTCTAGGGATACTATTGAACCCTTTAAATTCTTCGATGGTTTCTGTTGCCATTCCAAGTCTGCAAAATGTGTTCCAACTAGACTTTACAGGTGTTTCCTGGATTATTTTTTCTTTCTATATTGCAAGTAGCATCGCTCAACCTGTCATGGGAAAGGCCAGCGATTTATTTGGTCGTAGGAAGATATTTCTTACCGGGCTTGTTGTAGCCTTCATCGCTTCATTATTAGCTTCATTAGCACCAAACTTCGCGTGGCTCATCGTGTTCCGCATTGTGCAGGCCATTGGAACAAGCATGATGGTTGCCGTTGGAATGGCCATTGTACGAATTCATATTACAGAAAAACAAGCGACAGCGTTGTCTGTTTTGTCTATATTCCTATCCGGAGCGGCAGCAATTGGACCCTTTATTGGCGGGGTCATCATACACTGGTGGGGCTGGCCTGCTATCTTTTTCGTCAATATTCCATTCGTGGTAGTGAGCTTTCTATTATCTTGGAGGAATATTCCTAAGGAAGAACCCTCAACATCCGTTGCACCGGACATGTCCCTTCGTAAATGGTTTGATTTGATTGATGCCCTTGGAATCCTGCTTTTCACAGTAGGTCTGGTTGCCCTGCTCGTTGGATTACTCTCAGCAAAATCATCTGGGCATATCTCATTAGGAAATGTCATTGTTTCGCTGATCGGCCTCGCTCTGCTGGGGGTATTCGTACGACATGAGTTAAAAGCGGCGGCACCCTTTATTCCTTTACGCACATTCGCCAAATATCCTACGATGACTTGGGTTAATGTAGAATTCATGCTCGTTAACGTACTTTATTACTCACTTTTTTTCGGTATTCCGTCCTACTTGCAAATGGTACGCCATGTCAGCGAGTTCCAAACAGGGATACTTATGCTAACCTTAGGCCTCTGCTCGTTAGTTACTTCTCCAATAGCAGGACGATGGATCGATAAATCAGGACCAAGACCAGCATTGCTAGTGTCTGCAATTCTGATGACATTGGGGTCGGTGTGGCTCGTGACATTGAATCAAACTTCACCGGTTATCAGCGTGTGTTTGGCTTTGGCTGCATTCGGGGTTAGCAACGGGTTAAACAATGTAGGTATGCAAGCAGCTTTGTTCCAAAGTTCGCCAAAAGAAATCATTGGTGTAGCTTCCGGATTATTTAATACATCAAGATATCTGGGAACCATTCTCTCTTCATTGTTAATAGGGATTGTAATGGGAGGTAAGTTCAGCTTCGAGGGATTTCAAGTACTTGGGATTATCCTGACGGTAATTGCATTGGCTTTGATATTCATGAGTCGGTGGCACCGTTCGTCAGAGCACTTGCTTTGA
- a CDS encoding glycoside hydrolase family 130 protein, whose amino-acid sequence MKIYRYEQNPLITPADVKPYHDDFEVIGAFNAGIASYNGEVLMFLRVAERPISKDPKIVKAPIYNPETNELDIIDLSTDDERFDFSDPRVIKNKSKSATFQYLTSLSYIRIARSKDGHHFTIDEKPFVYPSNSLETFGVEDPRVTQIGDTYYIYFSAVSPVGVGESLVSTKDFVSVTHHGMIFGPDNKDVLIFPEKINGKYYALHRPTTKSTGDPEIWIAESDNLLYWGNHKHLIGLRDGMWDSGRIGGGVVPFKTEKGWLELYHGATLEHRYCMGAVLLDLNDPSKVIARSDAPIMEPEADYEKNGFFGDVVFSCGALVEGDVLKMYYGVADTSMACAELSVQEILDSLVYV is encoded by the coding sequence ATGAAAATCTATCGTTATGAACAAAATCCACTTATTACACCAGCCGATGTCAAGCCGTATCACGATGACTTTGAAGTGATTGGTGCATTTAATGCTGGTATCGCCAGCTATAATGGTGAAGTATTAATGTTTCTTCGTGTAGCGGAACGTCCAATTAGCAAGGATCCAAAGATTGTGAAAGCTCCGATTTATAATCCGGAGACCAATGAATTGGATATTATTGATCTGAGTACGGATGATGAGCGTTTCGACTTCTCTGATCCGCGTGTGATCAAGAATAAATCCAAAAGTGCTACATTCCAGTATTTGACTTCATTGTCCTACATCCGAATTGCCCGCAGTAAGGATGGACATCATTTTACGATAGATGAGAAACCATTCGTGTACCCTTCCAATTCACTGGAAACCTTCGGAGTGGAAGATCCCCGTGTAACCCAAATTGGGGATACCTACTATATTTATTTCTCGGCAGTCTCCCCGGTGGGCGTTGGTGAATCACTGGTATCAACTAAAGATTTCGTGAGTGTAACTCATCACGGCATGATCTTTGGACCGGATAATAAAGACGTATTGATTTTCCCAGAGAAAATTAACGGAAAATATTATGCATTGCACCGTCCAACGACGAAGAGCACAGGAGATCCTGAAATATGGATCGCTGAATCGGACAACTTATTATATTGGGGCAACCATAAGCATCTGATCGGTTTGCGTGACGGCATGTGGGATAGCGGCCGAATTGGCGGCGGTGTAGTTCCATTCAAGACCGAAAAAGGCTGGCTGGAGCTGTATCATGGGGCAACGCTGGAACATCGTTATTGCATGGGGGCAGTCCTATTAGATCTAAATGATCCTTCGAAGGTAATTGCACGTTCCGATGCTCCTATCATGGAACCGGAAGCAGATTATGAGAAGAACGGATTCTTCGGCGATGTTGTATTCTCTTGCGGTGCACTCGTGGAAGGCGATGTTCTCAAAATGTATTACGGTGTCGCGGATACATCAATGGCTTGTGCAGAACTTAGTGTACAAGAAATCTTAGATAGCTTGGTATACGTATAA